From a region of the Ranitomeya imitator isolate aRanImi1 unplaced genomic scaffold, aRanImi1.pri SCAFFOLD_34, whole genome shotgun sequence genome:
- the LOC138653783 gene encoding uncharacterized protein, protein MCHRKPVNQHHVPGGLPRSQSTKPGDPAHTQTRPGKKEKVEIFKGHRRLPPEQSVPVAGTPARLQASDLPKFLRLGRQQTWHLKYLHIQQFFRQQPGTLKRKTRRGGQCRRGLQKPHVDQITGTQPPLVINISSKSMDTSQLTLLQKGLSFCPTYKFNSFELNMDLQRFFRNLRLRVHFSTHLPSGDPPSQAGQSLLGLRGLGLRSPSSFMPPKNSPPIETFISLVERDIDAFHRDLHLGKFHSHTNLLPSEKLALDQLSADKTLVVKPADKGGAIVIMDRADYMEEAYRQLNDSDIYRVTSQNPLNNIAQKIKTLLEFHEQEGTIDNKLRSFLIKTDPITPIFYLLPKIHKRLFKPPGRPIVSLTDSILSPPAIVLEKILTPLVKSTSSFILDTNDFLGLIRALGAIPSSSLLVTWDVSSLYTSITHEKGILAVDRLLNEAGTHIKIRRFCTDLLNLVLRENYFMFEDTFFIQQQGTAMGSHVAPPYAIAYMSSFEQDFVYTHPLFQTHSRLWRRYIDDIFCIWDGPIDSLISFDQHLNNVWPELKFTLQHNMDRISFLDTLICKNDHGELSIDLFLKPTDRNSLLHYNSCHPPSIKNAIPKSQFQRIHRIVSDETTRNTRLNEMQQKFSNRGYPQKTLLLARQTGVTNRSNDNNKRIPFVSTFHPFSNIVQSTIRRHWGLLQKSYPTIPEFKLPFLSCFRRAKNLRDKLVKADNR, encoded by the exons ATGTGCCATAGAAAACCAGTTAACCAGCACCATGTCCCAGGAGGCCTTCCAAGATCTCAAAGCACAAAACCAGGAGACCCTGCGCACACACAGACTCGacctggaaaaaaagaaaaggtcGAAATTTTTAAGGGACACCGAAGATTACCTCCAGAACAGAGTGTACCAGTGGCGGGAACCCCAGCGAGGCTTCAGGCGTCGGACCTCCCTAAGTTCCTCAGGCTCGGCCGACAGCAGACCTGGCACCTCAAATACCTACACATCCAGCAATTTTTTAGGCAACAGCCGGGGACGCTCAAAAGGAAgacgaggcgggggggccaatgTCGCCGGGGACTCCAGAAGCCACATGTCGACCAGATCACAGGTACGCAACCCCCACTGGTGATTAACATCTCGTCAAAATCCATGGACACTTCCCAATTGACTTTACTCCAGAAAGGCTTGTCCTTCTGTCCAACTTATAAGTTCAATTCGTTTGAACTTAATATGGATTTACAGAGGTTCTTCCGTAACCTCCGTTTACGTGTCCATTTTTCCACTCATCTACCTTCAGGTGACCCTCCCTCACAGGCGGGACAATCTCTCCTAGGCCTCCGGGGCTTGGGCCTTCGTTCCCCAAGCTCTTTTATGCCTCCCAAAAATAGTCCACCTATCGAGACTTTTATCTCGCTGGTGGAAAGGGACATTGATGCCTTCCACCGCGATTTACACTTGGGCAAATTCCACTCTCACACTAACTTATTGCCATCCGAGAAACTGGCCCTTGATCAgttatctgctgataaaacacttgtgGTTAAACCCGCTGATAAGGGTGGGGCAATAGTGATCATGGATCGGGCTGACTATATGGAAGAGGCTTACAGGCAATTGAATGACTCTGATATATACAGAGTGACCTCACAAAATCCTCTCAATAATATTGCCCAGAAAATCAAGACCCTACTTGAGTTCCATGAACAGGAGGGCACTATTGACAATAAGCTCAGGAGTTTCCTTATCAAAACTGATCCCATAACTCCCATTTTCTATCTTCTGCCCAAAATCCATAAACGCCTGTTCAAACCTCCTGGACGTCCTATAGTGTCCCTTACTGACTCCATTCTATCCCCTCCTGCTATAGTGTTGGAAAAGATTCTTACGCCTTTGGTCAAATCTACCAGCTCTTTTATCCTTGACACTAATGATTTCCTGGGACTCATTAGGGCACTGGGCGCTATCCCCTCCTCCTCCTTGTTGGTCACCTGGGACGTGAGCAGCCTTTACACGTCCATAACACATGAGAAAGGTATATTAGCTGTAGACAGACTCCTCAATGAAGCAGGCACCCACATAAAGATACGTCGCTTTTGCACGGACCTTTTAAACTTAGTTCTCAGGGAGAACTACTTTATGTTTGAGGACACCTTCTTTATTCAAcaacagggcaccgctatgggctcgCACGTAGCGCCCCCGTATGCTATTGCATATATGTCATCCTTCGAGCAAGATTTTGTATACACCCATCCTCTATTTCAAACCCACTCGCGCTTATGGcgccgctacatagatgacatattCTGCATCTGGGATGGCCCTATTGACTCACTTATCTCTTTTGACCAACACCTTAACAACGTGTGGCCAGAATTAAAATTCACTTTGCAACATAACATGGATCGGATAAGCTTTCTGGACACCCTTATCTGTAAAAACGATCATGGTGAGTTATCTATTGACCTATTCCTAAAACCCACTGACAGGAACAGTCTCCTGCATTACAATAGTTGCCACCCCCCCTCCATTAAAAATGCGATCCCGAAATCACAATTCCAACGGATACACAGGATAGTTTCGGATGAAACCACCAGAAACACTAGACTAAACGAGATGCAACAAAAATTTTCTAACCGTGGTTATCCACAAAAGACACTACTTCTAGCTAGACAGACTGGTGTTACCAACAGGTCTAACGACAATAATAAACGTATCCCCTTTGTTAGCACTTTTCATCCGTTTTCCAATATAGTACAATCTACCATTAGACGCCATTGGGGTTTATTGCAGAAAAGTTATCCGACTATCCCTGAGTTTAAGTTACCCTTTTTATCCTGTTTTCGCAGGGCAAAAAACTTACGGGACAAACTAGTGAAGGCGGAT AATCGCTAG